The Sphaerisporangium siamense genome includes the window AGACGACCGCGGGCACGCCGTAGCGTCCGAGGAGGGCGATGTCCTCGTCGGAGGTGTTGTAGAGGAGGTCGGCGGAGGCGCAGCCGAGCTCGGCGGCGAGCTGGACGGCGCCGCGCCGCTTGTGGGCGCCGGCGTGGATACGCGGCAGGAGGCCGACGTTGCGGCCGGAGGCGAGGACCCAGCGGGCCTCGTCGGTGGTGAAGTGGCCTTCGTCGCAGTAGACGTCGACGCTGTCGGCCCCGGCCGCGGCGGCGTCGGCGCACCACGAGCCCACGGCTTCGACGTAGTCGCGCTGGCGGCCGAAGTACTCGGGCGGCACGACGTGGGCGGCGAGGAAGGTGACGTGCACCCGCGGCATCATCGGCTCTTTTTCCAGCTCGCGCAGGAGCCGGACGTCGGCGAGCTCGCCGTCGCGGGTGAGGTGGTAGCCGGTCTTGGCCTCGACGGTGGTGGTGCCGTTGAGGAGCCAGTCGCGCAGGCGCTCCCTGACGCCGTTGCACAAGGTCCACGGGTCGGTGCCGCGGGTGACGGTGACGGTGGAGCCGATGCCGCCGCCCGCCGCGGTGATGGCGCTCAGCGTGGAACCGCCGGAGCGCATGGCCAGCTCGGCGTAGCGGTTGCCCGCGTACACCGGATGGGTGTGGGCGTCGATGAGCCCGGGCGTCACGAGGGCGCCGCCGAGGTTCTCGACGTGATCGACGTCCACGATGTCGTCGACGACACCGGGGACGCTCTGCGGCAGGTCGGCGGCTCGTCCGACCCAGGCGATCCTGTCGTTGTGGACGAGGATCGCGGCGTTGCTGCAGACGTCGTTGCCGGTCCAGAGCCTGCCGATGTTGGTGAGAAGCCGCACCGTCATGGCATCACCACCCGGTTCTTGGCCACCGGAGCCCGCTCCGGGGCGGCCGCGGGGACATTCCAGAACGCGAAGAGGCCCCAGCGTGAGCCGGGCGCCACGCCCGCTGGGTCCGCTCCGTTTCCGGACGTCATTGGGGGGTCTCCTGATCTCATCCGCACGCGATGTGCGATGACGGTACCGTCCGGATCATGGCCGGGCGATTTCAGTTCAGTTACGTTATTTCACAGGTCGGCTCGCTGTACAGGCTTATTGAGAAGAACGCCGGTTCGTCATCCCCTGCGTCAGGTCGGCGATCTCCACACCCCGCGCGTCGATATCTGCCCAAGGGTCACGCCTGGTGTCGACCTAGCCTCTGCTGCACCAGCAGTCACACACGTCATCATGCGAAACCAACGCCAGAATGTCTCGTCAGGGTTTCCATATCGTAGCAATATTCAAGCCTCGCGGGCCACAGCGCTTTTCCTGCACCGATGCGAGGTTTTGCCCACCACATGACGGTTACCGCCTGCTTTGCCCTGATCATCCTGATCTAGAACGGGTGTCGCATATGTCCGGAAGGTGGGATGATCTTGGTCTACCCAGTGTAGCCTCTCTGGAGAACACCGTATTCGCTAGCCACACTGTGGGTTGGCCGGGGAGCCATCTTGACCGTCCAGGACAATACCAGCAGGCATCACATCGAACAGCTGCTTCGTGAGCACGAGAGCCGCATCCTCGACCGCTGGGTGAAGATCTCGAACGAGCCGCTGCTCGGCCGTGTCAACGAGACCGAGACCCGGAAGGAACTGCAGGAGCTCTACCGCGCCTTCCTGCAGACACTGGTCCAGCCCGAGACCGTCTCCGAGCTGCGGGGCCTGCTGGGCGAGCTGTCCCGCTCCCGCGCCCGCCAGGGCTTCACCCCCAGCGAGACCGCGGTCGCCGTCTTCGGGCTCAAGGAGGCCGTCTACGAGATCGTCGAGGCCGACGGCAGCGAGCAGGCGCTGCGCGGCTTCGTCTGGCTCTCCCGCACGATCGACGGCCTCGGCCTCAACACCTTCGAGGCCTACACCGCGGCCCGCGACAAGATCATCACCGAGCAGACCGAGCAGCTCCTGGAGCTCTCGACCCCGGTGGTCAAGCTGTGGGACGGCATCGTCTCGGTCCCCCTGGTCGGCACCCTGGACTCCGCCCGCACCCAGGTCGTCATGGAGAAGCTGCTCCAGATCCTGGTCGACACCGGCTCGGAGTACGCGGTGATCGACATCACGGGCGTGCCGGCGGTCGACACCCAGGTCGCCCAGCACCTGCTCAAGACCGTGATGGCCGCCCGCCTGATGGGCGCCCAGTGCGTCATCTCCGGCATCCGCCCGCAGATCGCCCACACGATCGTCACCCTGGGCATCGAGTTCGGCGACATCGTCACGAAGGCCACCCTCGCGGACGCGCTGGCGTACACGCTGAAGCAGAGCGGGGTGGAGGTCGTGAGCAAGAAGCAGACCCGCGTGGCGATCCGGGCCGAGGAGGCCTGATGGACCGCGTGCCCATCCTGAAGATCGGTGACATCCTCCTCGTCTCGATCCAGGGAGATCTCGACGACCACGCCGTCCTCACCCTTCAGGAGGACCTGGCGGACCGCGTCGTCGCCACCAGCGCGGTGGGCGTGATCATCGACATCACCGCCGTCGAGATCGTCGACTCGTTCGTCGGGCGCATGCTGTCGACGATCGCCGGGATGGCCCGCATGCTGGACGCCGAGACGATCGTCGTCGGCATGCGCCCCGCCGTGGCCATCACTCTGGTCGAGCTCGGGCTGTCGCTCGGCGGCCTGCGCACGGCGCTCGACCTTGAGAAGGGCATCGCCCTGCTCGGCCGCCATGCCCGTGGGGCCGCGGACGAGCTGTCGCCGGTGGGCCCGTGAGCCACCCCCCGCCCCGCATCGTGGAGCCCACGGAGGAGCTCACCATCACGTCCAACGACGAGGTGGTGATCGTCCGTCAGAAGGTCCGCGCGGCGGCCATCGAACTCGGCTTCTCGCTGATCGACCAGACGAAGGTCGTGACGGCGGCGAGCGAGCTCGCCAGGAACACCCTCGTGCACGCGGGCGGCGGCCATGCCCGCATCGAGATCCTCGACCGCGGCGGGCGTCGTGGGCTGCGCCTGGTGTTCGGCGACAACGGTCCCGGAATCGCCGACCTGAACCTGGCCCTGACCGACGGCTGGAGCAGCGGAGGCGGCCTCGGCCTCGGCCTGAGCGGCAGCCGCCGTCTCGTCGACGAGTTCGAGCTCGATTCCGAGCCCGGCCGGGGAACGGTCGTGACGGTGACGAAATGGACCCGCTAGGCCCCGAGCGGGAGGACTCCTGGCTGAGGCTCGAAGACGCCAGCGCGATCGGCGCGGCCCGCAGGATGGCCACCGCGCTCGCCCGGGACAGGGGGTTCGACGACGAGCACGTCGGCCAGGTCGCCGTGGCGGTGAGCGAGGCCGCCTCGAACCTGGTCAAGCACGCCCGGGTCGGCTTGATGCTGATCCGCCCGCACCCGGGCGCCCTCGGGACGGTCGAGGTGATCTCGATCGACAGCGGCCCCGGCATGTCCGACACCGTTGGACCGATCCGGGACGGCTATTCCACCACCGGCACGCTCGGCATCGGCCTCGGCGCGATCACCCGTCTGGCGGACTCCTACGACATCTACTCCCAGCCGGGCAAGGGAACCGTCCTGACCATGCTGTTCACGGCACGTGGCACGTCCGTCCCCGACACCGTGGCGTGCGGGCTGGGACGGCCCGTGGGCGACGAGATCGTGAGCGGTGACGCGCTGGCCTTCGAGGAGACCCCCGACACGGTGACGGCCATCGTCTGCGACGGCCTCGGCCACGGCATCGGAGCGGCGGAGGCGTCGCGCGAGGCCGTCCGGGTCTTCCGCGCCGCCCCGGAGGTCACGCCGGTCTCGATGATCGAGCGCGTGCACCGCGCCCTCGGGCACACCCGGGGAGGCGCCGTGGCGGCGATCCACGTCGACAGGAGGTCGCGCGCGGTGACGTACGCCGGCATCGGGAACATCTCCGGGTGGATCGTCACGCCCACCGGGCGCCAGGGGATGCTGGCCATGCCGGGCATCGCCGGGCACAACGCCCGCCACATGCGGGAGTCCCGCTACGAGCTCCCCCCGCACGCCGTGATCGTGCTGCACTCCGACGGGCTCACCGAGCGCTGGGACCTCGCCGCCTATCCCGGCCTGCTGCGCCACTCGGCGCACGTCATCGCCGGCACGCTGTTCCGCGACTCGGCCATCCGCCGGGACGACGCGAGCGTGCTCGTCATCCGGACCGGCCCATGACCCGCGAGCTGATCACCGTCGTCCTGGAGGACGACCACGCCGTGTTCGCGGTCCGGCAGGTGGGCCGTGACGTCGCCGAGGCCGTCGGCCTGGACGAGCTGGACCGCATCCGGGTGGGCACCGCGCTCAGCGAGGTGGGCCGTGAGATCGTCGCGGGCGGGCGCCGGGCGACGATCACTTTCCGCCTGGACGAGGGCGTGGGCCTCGTGCTGGAGCTGTCCTACTCGGAGGGCCCGCGCAAGGTCGCCGCCGCGGGGATGCTGCTCGCGGGCCGTCTCATGGATACGGTGGACCACGATGACGGGACACGCCGGATCACCATGGTGAAAAGGGTTCCCGGGTCTCGCGACCTCGCCGAGGGGGCGCTGGGAGAGATCCGGGCGAGGCAGGGCGAGCTGACGCCCGCGGGCGTGCTGGAGGAGCTCCGGCAGCAGAACCGCGAGCTCGCCGCCGCGCTGGAGGACTCCCAGGAGCAGCGTCAGAACCTGCTGCGGCTCAACGCCGAGCTGGAGGAGACCAACCAGGGCGTCCTCGCACTGTACAACCAGCTCTCGGAGGAGCTGGAGGAGACCAACAGGGGCGTGGTCGCGCTGTACGCCGAGCTGGACGAGAAGTCCGCCCAGCTCCGCGAGGCCAGCGAGGCCAGAAACCGCTTCTGGGCCACGATCAGCCACGAGCTGCGCACCCCGCTGAACTCGATCATCGGCCTGGTACGGCTGCTGCTCGGGCCGGGCGGCGAGGATTTGAGCCAGGAGCAGCAGCTCCAGGTCGAGCTGATCGGCGGCTCCGCGCAGACGCTCCTGGCGCTGGTGGCCGAGCTGCTGGACATGGCCAAGGCCGAGTCGGGCCGCCTGACCCCGCAGCCGGCGGCCGTGGACGTCCCCGCGCTGGCCGACCGGCTGCGCATGACGCTGAACCCGACGAGCGCCGACCGGGTCCGCCTCACCGTCGACGTCCGCCGGGCGCCGCAGACGCTGACGACCGACGAGGTCCTGCTGTCGCGGGTGCTGCGCAACCTGATGTCCAACGCGCTGAAGTTCACCGAGGCGGGCGAGGTGAGCCTCACGGCCTACACCGACCACGGCGAGGTGGTGTTCGTGGTCGCCGACACCGGTATCGGCATCCCCGACGAGCTCCAGCAGCGCGTGTTCGAGGAGTTCTTCCAGATTCCCGGCCCCGTGCAGACACGGGCGCGCGGCACCGGACTCGGCCTGCCGTACGCGCGCAGGCTGGCCGAGGCGCTGGGCGGCACGCTGCAACTCACCAGCGTTCCGGGTGAGGGCACGACCGTCACCGTGCGGCTGCCGCTCGCCCCGGAAACCGAGACCCCCCAGACCGGTTAGCCTCGGCGTTCCGGAGGCAGAACCCACCCGGACGCCACTCGGTGGCCGGTCTCAGGTACGCCCCGACCCGGTGCTATCAAAGAGGAACGATGACTGAGAAACCAGGAACCATCTTGGTGGTGGACGACACCCCCACCAAGCGGTACATCCTGGGCAGCTGGCTGCGCAGGGCCGGGCATGACGTCGTGGAGGCCACCTGCGGCGAGGAGGCCCTCCGCCTGGTGCGGGCCGTCTCGCCCGACCTGGTGATCCTCGATGTGCGACTGCCCGACATCGACGGGTACGAGGTGTGCGAGCGGATCAAGGCCGACCCTCTCACCATGGCCATTCCGGTCATCCAGATCTCGGCGCACGCCATCGCCGTGGCCGACCGCGCGCACGGGCTCTACCGGGGCGCCGACGCCTACATGGCCGAGCCGATCGAGCCCGAGGAGTTCCTCGCGACCGTGCAGGCCGCGCTGCGCTACTACCGGGCGCGCCAGCGGGCCGAGCGCATGGCCAAGCGGCTCAGCGAGCTGACCAACGTCACGCTGCAGATGAGCGCGAGCACGACGTTCGACAGGCTGCTGCGGGTGGCGGTGGAGGGCACGTCCCAGATCCTGGACCGCAGGGCCGGGGCGCTGGCCATCGCCCTGGACGGCCGTATGCGCCGCTACACCGCGATCGAGCCGGGCGGCATGTCCAGGAGCCGCGGGGCCCCCGACGACAGCCTGGACAAGGTGACGGCCGCGACGCTGGGCACCTCGGCGGGCACGGCCGAGTTCACCATGGCGCGGAACGACTGGCTGGGGATCATTCCCGACACCGACGTCGTCACGGGCATCACCGCCGTCGTCTCGCGCACCCGGTCCGAACGCCCGGCGGTGGTGCTCGGCGTGGACCGCTCGGAGCCGCTGGACTCCGACGAGCTGGACATCCTCAAGCAGCTCGGCCAGGCGCTGACGCTGGCCGTGGACGCGCTCCGCGCCTACGCCGAGGAGCACATGATCGCGCTCACCCTGCAGCGCAGCTTCCTGCCCTCCCACATCCCGCCCACGCCGGGGCTGGAGGTGGCGCTGCGCTACGAGCCCGCCATCGACAACGTGGAGGTGGGCGGAGACTTCTACGAGGTCATGCGCCTCGGCGACCGGCTGCTCGTGGGCATCGGCGACGTGCAGGGGCATTCGCTGCACGCGGCGACGGTGATGGCCGAGCTGCGGCACGCCCTGCGCGCCCTGGTGGTGGAGGAGCAGGATCTCGGGCGTCTCATGGGGCGGCTGAACGACGTGCTCCGCCGCTACCACCCCTCGATGACCGCGACGGTGTGCCTGCTGCTGATCGACGTGGCGAGCGGCGTGGTCGAGATCGCCAACGCCGGGCACATCCCGCCGATCATCGTGGCCGACGGCGAGGCCCACTACCACGACTGGGGCAACCTGCTGATCGGCGCCGCCCCCGAGGAGTACCGGGTGGACCGGCTGAAGCTCCCCGGGAACGGCGCCCTTCTCATGTTCACCGACGGCCTGATCGAGGACCGGGACGTGCCGCTCGACCAGAGCCTGGAGGTCGTGCGGAGCATCGCCGAGTCCTTCGACCGGGACCTGGAGATGTTCTGCGACCGCCTGATCGCGCACTTCGGGGCCCGGGAGGACGACGTGGCCATCGTCGCCCTCCGGCGGACCGGCTGACGGCGGGTCAGACGACGGTCTCGACGGGCTTTCCCGTGCGGTCGAGCTCGGAATAGAGACCGGCCGGAACCCGGGCCCGCAGCACCGTGCCGTCGGCGGTGTGGTCGATCGACAGCACCTCGCCCTCCTTGTGCGCCCGGGAGATGAGATCGCCCCGGTCGTACGGCACGAGCATGTGGACCTCGTGGTCCAGGTGTGGCAGTTCCCGCTCGATCACGGCGAGCAGCTCGTCGATGCCCGCCCCGGTGCGGGCGGACACGACCACGCTGTGCCGCTCGCGGGTGGCCAGGCGGGCCAGCACCACCGGGTCGGCGGCGTCGGCCTTGTTGACCACCACGATCTCGGGGATGTGGCTCACGCCGTCGAGGTCGGCCAGGACCTCGCGGACGGCGGCGAGCTGGGACTCGGGGTCCGGATGCGAGCCGTCCACGACGTGCAGGATCAGGTCGGCGTCGGCGACCTCCTCCAGCGTGGAGCGGAAGGCCTCGACGAGCTGGTGCGGCAGGTGGCGGACGAAGCCGACGGTGTCGGCGATCGTGAACAGCCTGCCGTCCGGCGTGCGGGCCCGGCGGACGGTCGGGTCGAGGGTGGCGAACAGGGCGTCCTCCACCAGGACTCCGGCGCCCGTGAGACGGTTCAGCAGCGAGGACTTGCCGGCGTTGGTGTAGCCGGCGATGGCCACGGCCGGGACCTCGCGCCGCGCCCTGCGCGAACGCATGGTCTCGCGGGCGGTGGACATGCCGCCGATCTGCCGGCGCAGCTTGGCCATGCGCTCGCGGATGCGGCGGCGGTCCAGCTCGATCTTCGTCTCACCGGGGCCGCGGCCTCCGATGCCCACGCCGCCGGCGGCGCGGCCGCCGACCTGGCGGGACAGGTTGCCACCCCAGCCGCGCAGGCGCGGCAGCAGGTAGCTGAGCTGGGCCAGCTCGACCTGCGCCTTGCCCTCGCGGCTCTTGGCATGCTGGGCGAAGATGTCGAGGATCAGGGCCGTGCGGTCGATGACCTTGACCTTGACGACCTCTTCGAGCTGGCGCAGCTGACCGGGCGTGAGCTCGCCGTCGCAGATCACGGTGTCGGCGCCGCTGGAGGCGACGATGTCGCGCAGCTCGGCGGCCTTGCCGGATCCGATGTAGGTGGCGGAGTCGGGGCGCTGGCGCCGCTGGATCAGGCCCTCCAGGACCTGCGATCCCGCGGTCTCGGCCAGGAGCCTCAGCTCCTGCAGGGAGTTCTCCGCGTCGACGACGGTGCCGGTGGTCCACACCCCGACCAGGACCACCCGCTCCAGGCGGAGCCGGCGGTACTCGACCTCGGTGACGTCCTCAAGCTCGGTGGACAGTCCGGCGACCCGCCGGAGCGCCTGCCGGTCGTCGAGGTCGTAGTCGCCGGCGGCGAGGTGTTCGTAGGACTCGTTGGACATATACGTCTTCTCTGTGGTTATGGTCGCGCTCCTCGGCGCTCGTGGGGCTCACCGTTACGCACAGTTCAACACGGGGACCCCGTTGTTGTCTTCCCTTACGATCGTGCCACGCGGACCTCGTCGATTCACCTTGTTATCCGCACAGATCACCGCGAAGCAGACGTTACCCACCGACCACCGAGCATTCCCCCCGGCGGAGCACGGCGCCGCCGCGTCAGCCCTTGAGCACCTTGGCCTCGCCGGACCCCGTCTGCACCATGATCCTGCGCGGCGACGCCGGGTCGTTGGCGACCTGCATGGTGTGGTCGCCGGAACCGGTGGTGAGGCTCACGTGGTAGGTGTTCTGCGGCACGTGCACGATGCCGTCCCCCGAGCCGGTCCCGATCCGCACGTACTCGGGGACGCTGGTGAAGCGCAGCTCCACGTCGCCGGACCCGCTGTCGGCCTCCGCGTACGTGGCGCCGAGCCCGCGCGCGTCGACGGCGCCGGATCCGGTCTTGGCGTCGACCCGGCCGGACAGGGCGCGCAGGGTGATGTCGCCCGACCCGGCCTCCAGCTTCACGTTGAGCCCGCGCGGGACCTCGACCTTGTAGTCGACCCCGCACGTCCAGCCGCCGTTATCGCAGGTGAAGCCGAGCTTGAGCGTGTCGCCGTCCATCGGGTGCTTGGTCTTCGGCTTCTCGCTCTTCCAGTGCAGCGTCTCGGTGACGCGCACCCCCGTGCGCGCGGACTCGGTCACCACGATGTCGCCCGCGCCCCCCTCGACGCGCAGCAGGCCGATCCGGCCGGTCACGTCGTAGGTCTCGGTCGCCTGCTTGGTGGGCCCGGCGATGTTCTCCAGGCCGCAGGCGCCGAGCAGCAGTCCCGCGCCGAGCACGAGCCCGGCGGCCATCATCGGCCGCGCGCGTCCCCGCGGGGGGCGCGGCCCCCGTCCGGAGCCGGGGGAACCCTCCGGGTCGCCGGGGGACTCGGAGGACGGCTCGGAGGACAACGTCTTCGTCATGCTCCAAGCCTGCCGCCCGGCGTGTCCCGCGCCCATCGGGGAACGCCCCGAGACAGCCCTTAGGGATCCCTCAGGGGCACCCGGCGTTGACCCCTGAGCCGTCGCTCGGTAGCGTCGATTCCGTAATTCAGAACTCTTTTTCCATATTGTGGAAGTCCTGGAAAGGATGGCCATGGACGGCGTTGAGATCACCGGCCCTCGGCTGGACCGCTTCGACGAGATCCTCTCCCCCGAGGCCCTGACCTTCGTCGCCACCCTGCAGCGCGAGTTCGACGGCCGGCGCCGCGAGCTGCTGGAGGCGCGGCAGGCACGCCAGGCCGAGCTGTCCTCGGGCGGCACCCTGGACTTCCTGCCGGAGACCAAGGCGATCCGCGAGGACGAGGCCTGGCGCGTGGCGCCGCCCGCCCCCGGCCTGGTGGACCGCCGCGTCGAGATCACCGGCCCCGTCGACCGCAAGATGACCGTCAACGCGCTCAACTCCGGGGCCAAGGTCTGGCTCGCCGACTTCGAGGACGCCAACTCCCCGCTGTGGGAGAACGTCGTCAACGGCCAGCTCAACCTGCGCGACGCGCTCGACCGCACGATCGACTTCGAGACCGGCGGCAAGCGGTACGCGCTGCGCCCCGACGACGAGCTGGCCACCGTCGTGGTCCGCCCCCGGGGCTGGCACCTCACCGAGAAGCACGTCCTGGTGGACGGCGCGCCGTTCTCGGCCTCGCTGTTCGACTTCGGGCTCTACTTCTTCCACTGCGCCCGCCGCCAGCTCGACAAGGGCCGCGGGCCGTACTTCTACCTCCCCAAGATGGAGTCCCACCTGGAGGCCCGCCTCTGGAACGACGTGTTCACCCGGGCGCAGGAGCTGCTCGGCGTGCCGTACGGGACGATCCGGGCGACCGTGCTGATCGAGACCTACCCGGCGGCGTTCGAGATGGAGGAGATCCTCTACGAGCTGCGCGACCACTCGGCGGGCCTCAACGCGGGCCGGTGGGACTACCTGTTCAGCGTGATCAAGAAGTTCCGCACCCGGGGCCGGGAGTTCCTGCTGCCCGAGCGCAACGCGGTGACGATGACCGCCCCCTTCATGCGCGCCTACACCGAGCTGCTGGTCCGCACCTGCCACCGGCGCGGGGCGCACGCGATCGGCGGCATGGCGGCGTTCATCCCCTCCCGCCGCGACCCCGAGGTCAACAAGGTGGCGCTGGAGAAGGTGCGCGCCGACAAGACGCGCGAGTCGGGCGACGGCTTCGACGGCTCCTGGGTCGCCCACCCCGACCTGGTGCCGATCTGCCGCGAGGTGTTCGACTCGGTGCTCGGCGATGAGCCCAACCAGCTCGGACGGCTCCGCGAGGACGTCTCGGTGTCGGCGGGCGAGCTGCTGGCGGTCGCCGAGACGCCGGGCGACATCACCGAGGCCGGCCTGCGCAACAACGTGGACGTGGCCCTGCGCTACCTGGCCGCCTGGATGGGCGGCAGCGGGGCGGTCGCCATCCACAACCTGATGGAGGACGCCGCCACCGCCGAGATCTCCCGCTCGCAGATCTGGCAGTGGATCCACAACGGCATCGAGCTGGCCGACACCGGCGAGATCGTCACCCGCGAGATGGCCGAGCGCGTCATCGCCGAGGAGCTCGCCAAGATCGGCGAGCAGCCCGGGTTCGACGAGCCCCTGTACCGGCAGGCCGCCGAACTGTTCCGGGAGGTCGCGCTGGACGACGACTTCGCCGAGTTCCTGACCCTGCCCGCCTACGCCCGCATGCCATGACCACCGGCCCCGCCGCCCTGCCCGGCCTGACCGCCCGCCTGCTGGAGCTGCTGGGCCCCGGCGGGGTGATCACCGACCCGGTGCGGCTGCGCACCTACGAGTGCGACGGGCTGACCTACCACCGGGCCACGCCGGGCGTGGTCGTGCTGCCGGAGACCGCCGCGCAGGTCGCGGCGGTCGTCCGGGCGTGCCACGAGACCGGCACGCCGTTCGTCGCGCGCGGATCGGGCACCGGCCTGTCCGGCGGCGCCCTGCCGCGCACGGACGGCGTGCTCATCGTGACCTCGCGGATGCGCCGGATCCTGGAACTGGACATCCCCAACCGGCGGGCCGTCGTGGAACCCGGCGTCACCAACCTGGCGATCAGCGAGGCGGCCCGGCCGTACGGCTACTATTACGCGCCCGATCCGTCCAGCCAGCAGATCTGCACGATCGGGGGCAACGTCGCGGAGAACTCCGGCGGCGCGCACTGCCTGAAGCACGGCTTCACGGTCAACCACGTGCTCGCGATCGAGCTGGTCACCCCCGAGGGCGACATCGTGACGCTCGACGCCATGGACCCCGGGTACGACCTGCTCGGCGCGTTCATCGGCTCGGAGGGCACGCTCGGCATCGCCACGAAGGTCACCGTCCGGCTGTCGCGCGAACCGGAGACCGTGACGACGCTGCTCGCCGCGTTCCCCGACGTGGAGTCCGGCGGGGTGGCGGTGTCGGCGGTCATCGGCGCGGGCGTCCTGCCGGCGGCGATCGAGATGATGGACGCGCTGGCCATCGAGGCGGCCGAGGCCGCGGTGCGGTGCGACTACCCGCCCGGGGCCGGGGCCGTGCTGATCGTCGAGCTGGACGGCCCCGCGGCCGAGGTCGCCCACGAGTTCGCCCAGGTGGAGCGCCTGTGCCGCGAGAGCGGGGCGTTCGAGATGCGCGTGGCCGACGACCCGGCGCGGCGCGCGGCGATCTGGAAGGGCCGCAAGTCGGCGTTCGCGGCCGTCGGGCGGATCAGCCCCGCCTACCTCGTGCAGGACGGCGTCGTGCCGAGGACGGCGCTGCCCGCGGTGCTGGCGGGCATCGAGGAGCTGTCGGCGCGGTACGGCATCCGCGTGGCCAACGTCTTCCACGCCGGGGACGGCAACCTGCACCCGCTGGTGCTGTTCGACGACGCGGAGGAGGGCGCGGCCGAGCGCGCCGAGATCGTGTCCGGGGAGATCCTGGACCTGTGCCTGCGGTACGGCGGGTCGATCACCGGGGAGCACGGGGTGGGCGTGGACAAGTCCCGATATATGCCGAAGATGTTCACCGCGGAGGAGCTGGACACGATGCAGCTCGTCCGCTGCGCCTTCGACCCCGCCGGCCTGTCCAACCCCGGCAAGATCTTCCCCACGCCCCGGCTGTGCGGGGAGGCCCCCGGGGTGCGTAAGGGCGTACACCCTCTGGTGGCCTCCGGAGAGGCGGACCTGTTCTGATGCGGCCCCTCCCCCCGTCCCCCGGTCCCGCGCGCGGCGGGAGCCGGTCATGACGCCCGGCGAGTCCCTGGTGACCACCGGCGTCGCCGTCCGCCCCGCCGAGCCGGGCGACGAGGTCGCCGGCGTGGCGCCGCGCTGGGTGGCCACGCCCGAGACCACCGGCGAGGCCGCGCTGGTGATGCGCGCGGCGGCCGATCACGGCCTGGCCGTCACCCCCGTGGGAGGCGGCACCAAGCTCTCCTGGGGCCACCCCCCGGCCCGCTGCGACCTCGTCCTGGACACCCGGCGCCTGGCCCGCGTGCTGGAACACGAGGCCGGCGACCTGGTCGCGCGCGTCCAGGCCGGCATCACCGCCGACGCCCTGGCCGCGGCGCTCGGCGCGGCGGGCCAGCGGCTCGCCCTCGACTTCACCACGGGAGGCTCGACCGTCGGCGGCGCGCTGGCCACCGCCGCGGCCGGTCCGGG containing:
- a CDS encoding STAS domain-containing protein, which produces MTVQDNTSRHHIEQLLREHESRILDRWVKISNEPLLGRVNETETRKELQELYRAFLQTLVQPETVSELRGLLGELSRSRARQGFTPSETAVAVFGLKEAVYEIVEADGSEQALRGFVWLSRTIDGLGLNTFEAYTAARDKIITEQTEQLLELSTPVVKLWDGIVSVPLVGTLDSARTQVVMEKLLQILVDTGSEYAVIDITGVPAVDTQVAQHLLKTVMAARLMGAQCVISGIRPQIAHTIVTLGIEFGDIVTKATLADALAYTLKQSGVEVVSKKQTRVAIRAEEA
- a CDS encoding anti-sigma regulatory factor, with translation MSHPPPRIVEPTEELTITSNDEVVIVRQKVRAAAIELGFSLIDQTKVVTAASELARNTLVHAGGGHARIEILDRGGRRGLRLVFGDNGPGIADLNLALTDGWSSGGGLGLGLSGSRRLVDEFELDSEPGRGTVVTVTKWTR
- a CDS encoding sensor histidine kinase, with translation MTRELITVVLEDDHAVFAVRQVGRDVAEAVGLDELDRIRVGTALSEVGREIVAGGRRATITFRLDEGVGLVLELSYSEGPRKVAAAGMLLAGRLMDTVDHDDGTRRITMVKRVPGSRDLAEGALGEIRARQGELTPAGVLEELRQQNRELAAALEDSQEQRQNLLRLNAELEETNQGVLALYNQLSEELEETNRGVVALYAELDEKSAQLREASEARNRFWATISHELRTPLNSIIGLVRLLLGPGGEDLSQEQQLQVELIGGSAQTLLALVAELLDMAKAESGRLTPQPAAVDVPALADRLRMTLNPTSADRVRLTVDVRRAPQTLTTDEVLLSRVLRNLMSNALKFTEAGEVSLTAYTDHGEVVFVVADTGIGIPDELQQRVFEEFFQIPGPVQTRARGTGLGLPYARRLAEALGGTLQLTSVPGEGTTVTVRLPLAPETETPQTG
- a CDS encoding fused response regulator/phosphatase, with product MTEKPGTILVVDDTPTKRYILGSWLRRAGHDVVEATCGEEALRLVRAVSPDLVILDVRLPDIDGYEVCERIKADPLTMAIPVIQISAHAIAVADRAHGLYRGADAYMAEPIEPEEFLATVQAALRYYRARQRAERMAKRLSELTNVTLQMSASTTFDRLLRVAVEGTSQILDRRAGALAIALDGRMRRYTAIEPGGMSRSRGAPDDSLDKVTAATLGTSAGTAEFTMARNDWLGIIPDTDVVTGITAVVSRTRSERPAVVLGVDRSEPLDSDELDILKQLGQALTLAVDALRAYAEEHMIALTLQRSFLPSHIPPTPGLEVALRYEPAIDNVEVGGDFYEVMRLGDRLLVGIGDVQGHSLHAATVMAELRHALRALVVEEQDLGRLMGRLNDVLRRYHPSMTATVCLLLIDVASGVVEIANAGHIPPIIVADGEAHYHDWGNLLIGAAPEEYRVDRLKLPGNGALLMFTDGLIEDRDVPLDQSLEVVRSIAESFDRDLEMFCDRLIAHFGAREDDVAIVALRRTG
- a CDS encoding STAS domain-containing protein → MDRVPILKIGDILLVSIQGDLDDHAVLTLQEDLADRVVATSAVGVIIDITAVEIVDSFVGRMLSTIAGMARMLDAETIVVGMRPAVAITLVELGLSLGGLRTALDLEKGIALLGRHARGAADELSPVGP
- a CDS encoding ATP-binding protein, which produces MDPLGPEREDSWLRLEDASAIGAARRMATALARDRGFDDEHVGQVAVAVSEAASNLVKHARVGLMLIRPHPGALGTVEVISIDSGPGMSDTVGPIRDGYSTTGTLGIGLGAITRLADSYDIYSQPGKGTVLTMLFTARGTSVPDTVACGLGRPVGDEIVSGDALAFEETPDTVTAIVCDGLGHGIGAAEASREAVRVFRAAPEVTPVSMIERVHRALGHTRGGAVAAIHVDRRSRAVTYAGIGNISGWIVTPTGRQGMLAMPGIAGHNARHMRESRYELPPHAVIVLHSDGLTERWDLAAYPGLLRHSAHVIAGTLFRDSAIRRDDASVLVIRTGP
- a CDS encoding amidohydrolase family protein; the encoded protein is MTVRLLTNIGRLWTGNDVCSNAAILVHNDRIAWVGRAADLPQSVPGVVDDIVDVDHVENLGGALVTPGLIDAHTHPVYAGNRYAELAMRSGGSTLSAITAAGGGIGSTVTVTRGTDPWTLCNGVRERLRDWLLNGTTTVEAKTGYHLTRDGELADVRLLRELEKEPMMPRVHVTFLAAHVVPPEYFGRQRDYVEAVGSWCADAAAAGADSVDVYCDEGHFTTDEARWVLASGRNVGLLPRIHAGAHKRRGAVQLAAELGCASADLLYNTSDEDIALLGRYGVPAVVCPGTALQQGNLPPVRRMLAQGVTIALGSDHNPGHCGITSMSLVISLAVAAFGISVGDALRAATLGGATVLGAPDRGVLAPGRLADIVQWDADHEGAFAWGFGLKPRRVWRGGTPVQ